In a single window of the Papaver somniferum cultivar HN1 chromosome 8, ASM357369v1, whole genome shotgun sequence genome:
- the LOC113306304 gene encoding protein BIG GRAIN 1-like E, with amino-acid sequence MSNTRYPDHHYSAVHKIPNHHYHHHYNLNQRNDSDDEIDVFEATKYFAAGASSIHQKSMLNNNKNNIRNQDDQPVGRRSRISLDSSPFRSNQSFSSSQSHRQKQTKDQKAYLNKNKNKQPVSPGGKLVSFLNSLFNQASSSKKKKPTTSSIKDEDQESHRELGYGRRKRRSSISHFPSFNNNSNKITTSTAASISDMKSSPLLLYSSSLTSGFRTPPPFSTKTKMYQNSSSTSDLVTTSNQDFLFSNNLSKHSGRGSSISLQDQKMINRDMETLDVLYEKYKKINSLSEKQHSKDKDGNMVMRIRRKKDNDKQHDLDMDDDNGGESDSSSDLFELQNYDLCSEYCSVSGVITSL; translated from the coding sequence ATGTCTAACACAAGATATCCTGATCACCATTATAGTGCAGTCCACAAGATACCTaaccaccattaccaccaccactacaACCTCAACCAAAGAaatgattctgatgatgaaatcgaTGTCTTTGAAGCTACTAAGTATTTTGCAGCAGGAGCCAGTAGTATTCATCAAAAATCAATGCTGAACAACAATAAGAATAATATCAGGAACCAAGATGATCAACCAGTAGGAAGGAGATCAAGAATTAGTTTAGACTCTAGTCCTTTTAGAAGTAACCAAAGCTTTTCATCATCACAGTCTCACCGTCAAAAACAGACCAAAGATCAGAAGGCttatttaaataaaaataaaaataaacaacccGTTTCTCCAGGTGGGAAATTAGTAAGTTTTTTAAATTCTCTTTTCAACCAAGCTTCttcgtcgaagaagaagaaacccacGACATCAAGTAtcaaagacgaagaccaagaaagTCATCGTGAATTAGGTTATGgcagaaggaaaagaagaagtagTATAAGCCATTTTCCAAGCTTCAATAATAACAGCAACAAAATAACTACTTCTACAGCTGCTTCTATTTCTGATATGAAATCATCACCATTACTATTATATTCTTCTTCCCTCACTAGTGGTTTTAGAACACCTCCTCCATTCAGTACCAAAACAAAGATGTATCAgaattcatcatcaacatcagaTCTAGTTACAACCTCAAAccaagattttttgttttctAATAACTTATCAAAGCATAGTGGAAGAGGTAGTTCTATATCATTACAAGATCAGAAGATGATTAATAGAGATATGGAAACACTTGATGTGCTTTAtgaaaaatataagaaaataaaCTCCTTATCAGAAAAACAACATAGTAAAGATAAAGATGGGAATATGGTGATGAGGATAAGGAGGAAGAAGGATAACGATAAACAACACGATCTTGATATGGATGATGATAATGGTGGAGAAAGTGATTCAAGTTCAGATTTATTTGAATTACAAAATTATGATTTGTGTAGTGAATATTGTTCGGTAAGCGGTGTAATTACCA